Proteins encoded in a region of the Mesoflavibacter profundi genome:
- the aat gene encoding leucyl/phenylalanyl-tRNA--protein transferase: MKYINQHQFFPPVNQATEDGLLAIGGDLSPERLLAAYQNGIFPWFEDDNTILWWSPDPRFVLFPSRLKVSKSMKQVLRNCDFEVTVNKDFNAVITECAKSKRSGQDSTWITNGMIKAYNTLHQLGFAKSVEVWQDQKLVAGLYGIDLNNGVFCGESMFTKVSNASKAGFITFIQNSNYKLIDCQVYTNHLESLGAEDISRDEFLKYL, encoded by the coding sequence ATGAAATATATTAATCAACATCAATTTTTTCCTCCTGTAAATCAAGCTACAGAAGATGGATTATTAGCAATTGGTGGTGATTTAAGTCCAGAACGATTATTAGCAGCTTACCAAAACGGAATTTTTCCTTGGTTTGAAGATGATAATACCATTTTATGGTGGTCACCAGATCCAAGATTTGTTTTATTTCCTTCTAGGTTAAAAGTATCTAAAAGTATGAAACAAGTGTTGCGTAATTGTGATTTTGAAGTAACCGTAAATAAAGATTTTAATGCAGTGATCACCGAATGTGCTAAATCAAAACGATCTGGACAAGATAGCACTTGGATTACCAACGGAATGATAAAAGCCTATAATACACTACATCAATTGGGATTCGCAAAATCTGTTGAGGTTTGGCAAGACCAAAAACTTGTTGCAGGCTTATATGGTATCGATTTAAATAATGGTGTGTTTTGTGGCGAAAGTATGTTTACCAAAGTTAGTAATGCTAGTAAAGCAGGCTTTATCACCTTTATTCAAAACAGTAATTACAAATTAATAGATTGTCAAGTTTATACCAATCACTTAGAAAGTTTAGGCGCTGAAGATATTTCTAGAGATGAGTTTTTAAAGTATTTATAA
- a CDS encoding thioredoxin family protein yields METTQIDINTIIEKSLENSLNYQSYRALVSKLVADKSTTGPNQSKSLINYTMLNDKRMKRWDKTVKINETDKIAITNTTVNQTWIVLTESWCGDAAHVIPVINKVAELHPGIDLRLVMRDENEQLMDLFLTNGGKSIPKLIQFDNASKTVLNSYGPRPTEATKMVNNFKAEHGTLTAEFKEDLQRWYNKDKGQNVIKDLIELID; encoded by the coding sequence ATGGAAACAACACAAATAGATATAAACACTATCATAGAAAAAAGTCTGGAAAATAGCCTGAATTATCAAAGTTATAGAGCTTTAGTTAGTAAGCTTGTAGCAGATAAATCTACAACTGGACCTAATCAATCAAAATCGTTAATAAATTACACCATGCTTAACGATAAACGTATGAAGCGTTGGGATAAAACAGTAAAAATTAATGAAACCGATAAAATAGCTATTACAAACACAACCGTTAATCAAACGTGGATTGTACTTACCGAAAGTTGGTGTGGCGACGCAGCACATGTTATACCGGTGATAAATAAAGTAGCTGAATTACATCCTGGAATAGATTTAAGATTGGTGATGAGAGATGAAAATGAGCAGTTAATGGATTTATTCTTAACCAATGGTGGTAAATCTATACCTAAATTAATTCAATTTGATAATGCTTCAAAAACGGTTTTAAATAGTTACGGTCCAAGACCAACTGAAGCTACAAAAATGGTCAACAATTTTAAGGCAGAACATGGTACATTAACTGCCGAATTTAAAGAAGATCTTCAGCGTTGGTACAATAAAGATAAAGGACAAAACGTCATTAAAGATTTAATTGAATTGATCGATTAA
- the truB gene encoding tRNA pseudouridine(55) synthase TruB, producing MTAEDYKNGQVLLIDKPLTWTSFQAVNKLRWEIRQAYNIKKIKVGHAGTLDPLATGLLVICTGKMTKQINVFQGQIKEYTGTFVLGSTTPSFDLETEIDNTYPTDHITEALIHETTKQFIGEIDQYPPVFSAIKKDGKRLYEFARAGEDVEIKPRKVTIQAFEITKIDGLNLDFRVVCSKGTYIRSLANDFGKALNSGAHLSVLRRTKIGDFDVKNALSIEDFIKKLPKKD from the coding sequence ATGACTGCAGAAGACTATAAAAACGGACAAGTCTTATTAATAGACAAACCTTTAACATGGACCTCTTTTCAAGCTGTAAATAAACTAAGATGGGAAATAAGGCAAGCTTACAACATAAAAAAAATTAAAGTTGGTCATGCTGGTACTTTAGACCCTTTGGCAACTGGTTTATTAGTAATTTGCACAGGAAAAATGACTAAACAAATTAATGTTTTTCAAGGTCAGATTAAAGAATATACAGGCACTTTTGTTTTAGGTAGTACAACACCGTCTTTTGATTTAGAAACCGAAATTGATAACACCTATCCTACAGATCATATTACCGAAGCATTAATACACGAAACAACCAAACAATTTATTGGCGAAATTGATCAATATCCGCCAGTATTTTCTGCGATAAAAAAGGATGGAAAACGTCTTTATGAGTTTGCTCGTGCTGGAGAAGACGTAGAAATCAAACCTAGAAAAGTGACCATTCAAGCTTTTGAAATCACTAAAATTGACGGTTTAAACCTAGATTTTAGAGTTGTTTGTAGTAAAGGAACCTACATTAGATCTTTAGCAAATGACTTTGGAAAAGCGTTAAATTCTGGTGCTCATCTTTCAGTTTTACGACGCACAAAAATTGGTGATTTTGATGTGAAAAATGCACTTTCTATCGAAGATTTTATTAAAAAATTGCCAAAAAAGGACTAA
- a CDS encoding DNA-3-methyladenine glycosylase I, which produces MTKHRCGWCVGDALYEAYHDQEWGKPVYDDDTIFEFLILETFQAGLSWITVLRKRENFKAALDAFDYKKIASYDEKKLEELMQNEGIIRNKLKIKATVTNAQAFMKVQEEFGTFSKYIWAFVDGKPIKNKVKNYKEAPANTPISDALSKDLKKRGFKFVGSTVMYAHMQATGMVNDHEVDCFRYNEV; this is translated from the coding sequence ATGACTAAACACAGATGCGGTTGGTGTGTTGGCGATGCACTTTACGAAGCTTACCATGACCAAGAATGGGGAAAACCTGTTTACGATGACGATACCATTTTTGAATTTTTAATTCTTGAAACGTTTCAAGCTGGATTAAGTTGGATTACTGTGTTGCGTAAACGCGAAAATTTTAAAGCAGCTTTAGATGCTTTTGATTACAAAAAAATAGCCTCTTATGACGAAAAGAAGCTTGAAGAATTAATGCAAAACGAAGGTATTATTCGCAATAAACTAAAGATTAAAGCTACAGTTACCAATGCACAAGCGTTTATGAAAGTGCAAGAAGAATTTGGTACGTTTAGTAAATATATTTGGGCTTTTGTAGATGGAAAACCTATAAAAAATAAAGTAAAAAACTACAAAGAAGCTCCAGCAAATACACCTATAAGTGATGCTTTAAGTAAAGATTTAAAAAAACGTGGATTTAAATTTGTAGGTAGCACAGTAATGTATGCGCATATGCAAGCAACCGGAATGGTTAACGATCATGAGGTTGATTGTTTTAGGTATAATGAAGTGTAA
- a CDS encoding DUF3098 domain-containing protein, whose translation MSESKHKSKNNLKTELVFKKHNYKFMFIGLALMALGFILMSGGGSDDPNVFNPQIFNWQRIRLAPALIIVGLGVQVYAILSKPKKD comes from the coding sequence GTGAGCGAAAGTAAACACAAGAGTAAAAACAATCTTAAAACCGAATTAGTTTTTAAAAAACATAATTACAAGTTTATGTTTATAGGTCTTGCACTTATGGCTCTTGGTTTTATACTTATGTCTGGTGGCGGAAGTGACGATCCCAATGTTTTTAATCCTCAAATATTTAATTGGCAACGTATAAGACTTGCTCCTGCATTAATAATTGTTGGGCTTGGCGTACAGGTTTATGCCATATTATCTAAACCCAAAAAAGACTAA
- a CDS encoding energy transducer TonB: MTFNNSHKAVAITFLIISTLVLTLLNATVFKIETVTEADYYQVETIEELEEDIAKHEEQIKTSKSTNQAYNNTENYKHFAQAYKPITPPKDYANPKLETYKKDIVKETTSSKSDGNSSISEETMTSYNSINSVLAKRSQNQSAAQSNVANTNSTVYYSLKERTDQYLPIPIYLCDATGKIVVNITVNQNGTVIKTSLNSASTSSNGCLEEHALKYAKKARFDRSKLASQIGTITFEFQ, translated from the coding sequence ATGACTTTTAATAATTCTCATAAAGCGGTAGCAATAACGTTTTTAATAATTTCAACCTTAGTTTTAACCTTGTTAAATGCTACAGTTTTTAAAATTGAAACTGTTACAGAAGCAGATTATTATCAAGTTGAAACTATTGAAGAATTAGAGGAAGACATTGCTAAACATGAAGAACAAATAAAAACTTCAAAATCTACAAATCAAGCTTATAACAACACCGAAAATTATAAACATTTTGCCCAAGCCTACAAACCTATTACGCCACCAAAGGATTATGCCAATCCAAAATTAGAAACGTATAAAAAGGACATTGTTAAAGAAACGACCTCTTCTAAAAGTGATGGTAATTCTTCCATTTCTGAAGAAACAATGACTAGTTACAACAGTATTAATAGTGTTTTAGCAAAACGAAGTCAAAATCAAAGTGCAGCACAAAGCAACGTTGCAAATACCAATAGTACTGTTTACTATTCTTTAAAAGAGCGAACAGACCAATACTTGCCAATTCCTATTTACTTATGCGATGCAACTGGTAAAATTGTAGTAAACATTACGGTTAACCAAAACGGAACTGTAATTAAGACAAGCTTAAATTCGGCTTCTACATCTTCAAATGGTTGTTTAGAAGAACACGCTTTAAAGTACGCCAAAAAAGCTAGGTTTGATCGCTCAAAGTTAGCGTCTCAAATTGGTACGATTACTTTTGAATTTCAATAA
- a CDS encoding flavin reductase family protein produces MLSFLPSDLATPKLHSYLLSAVAPRPIAFASTIDDKGQPNLSPFSFFNVFSANPPILIFSPARRVRDNTTKHTLENVQQVKEVVINVVNYDIVQQMSLSSTEYPEGVNEFDKAGLTMLKSDIVKPFRVAESPIQMECKVNEVVTLGDQGGAGNLVICEVVKMHINKDVLDENESIDQVKLDLVSRAGGSYYSRAKSGFFEIPKPLSTLGIGVDALPDHVKNSHILTGNDLGLLGNVETLPEPNQIAEFKIKHNLQNLTEEQKHKKAHDFLSYNDVLSAWKTLLL; encoded by the coding sequence ATGTTATCCTTTTTGCCATCAGATTTAGCAACTCCAAAACTTCATAGTTATTTGTTAAGTGCAGTAGCGCCAAGACCAATTGCATTTGCTAGTACAATAGATGATAAAGGTCAACCTAATTTATCGCCTTTTAGTTTTTTTAATGTATTTAGTGCTAATCCGCCAATTTTAATATTTTCTCCTGCAAGACGTGTAAGAGATAATACAACAAAGCATACTTTAGAAAACGTACAGCAGGTAAAAGAAGTTGTTATAAATGTTGTTAATTATGATATTGTACAACAAATGTCTTTAAGTAGTACAGAGTATCCTGAAGGTGTAAACGAATTTGATAAAGCAGGATTAACCATGCTAAAATCTGATATTGTAAAACCATTTCGTGTTGCTGAAAGTCCTATTCAAATGGAATGTAAAGTAAACGAGGTTGTTACATTAGGCGATCAAGGTGGCGCAGGTAATTTAGTAATATGCGAGGTCGTTAAAATGCATATTAATAAAGATGTATTAGATGAAAACGAAAGCATAGATCAAGTTAAATTAGATTTAGTATCTAGAGCTGGCGGTAGTTATTATAGTAGAGCAAAATCTGGTTTTTTTGAAATTCCTAAACCGTTAAGCACATTAGGAATAGGTGTAGATGCATTACCAGATCATGTAAAAAATAGCCACATATTAACAGGAAATGATTTAGGATTGTTAGGTAATGTAGAAACTTTACCAGAACCAAATCAAATAGCCGAATTTAAAATAAAACATAATTTACAGAATTTAACAGAAGAGCAAAAGCATAAAAAAGCACACGACTTTTTAAGTTATAATGATGTGCTAAGTGCTTGGAAAACACTATTATTGTAA
- a CDS encoding DUF3127 domain-containing protein — MEVQGKVKLIGATQTFGSNGFRKREIVVTTEEQYPQHIMIEFVQDKTDLLDNYQVGQDVKVNINLRGREWVNPQGETKYFNSIQGWRIEAVQTGAPQGMPDVPPAQAFEPATNVNEDDHDDLPF, encoded by the coding sequence ATGGAAGTACAAGGAAAAGTAAAGTTAATAGGAGCAACTCAAACTTTTGGAAGTAACGGATTTAGAAAGAGAGAAATTGTTGTAACTACAGAAGAGCAGTATCCACAACATATCATGATAGAGTTTGTTCAAGATAAAACAGATTTATTAGATAACTATCAAGTAGGTCAAGATGTAAAAGTAAACATAAACTTACGCGGTAGAGAATGGGTTAATCCACAAGGAGAAACTAAATATTTTAACTCTATTCAAGGATGGCGTATAGAAGCTGTACAAACTGGAGCGCCACAAGGTATGCCAGATGTGCCACCAGCTCAAGCTTTTGAGCCTGCTACAAATGTAAACGAAGACGATCACGACGATTTACCGTTTTAA
- a CDS encoding undecaprenyl-diphosphate phosphatase, whose protein sequence is MDILDSILLGIIQGLTEFLPVSSSGHLELGKAILGDKSIPEESLLFTVVLHFATGLSTIVVFRKDIWLLIKGILKFEWNDDLQFASKIVISMIPAVIVGLFFEEQLEQLFGGNILLVGFMLLVTAILLFFADKAKNTNKNVSFSNAFIIGVSQAIAMLPGISRSGATISTSVLLGNDKTKAARFSFLMVVPLIFGKIAKDVLSGDLSFESQNITTLSIGFIAAFISGLFACTWMISLVKKSKLSYFSIYCAIVGLIAIIYSILN, encoded by the coding sequence ATGGATATATTAGATTCGATTTTATTAGGAATTATACAAGGTTTAACCGAGTTTTTACCAGTATCTTCTAGTGGTCATTTAGAACTTGGAAAAGCTATTTTGGGTGATAAAAGTATTCCTGAAGAAAGCTTATTATTTACCGTTGTACTTCATTTTGCTACTGGTTTAAGTACCATTGTTGTGTTTAGAAAAGACATTTGGTTACTTATAAAAGGAATTTTAAAATTTGAATGGAACGACGATCTGCAATTTGCTTCAAAAATTGTAATATCTATGATTCCTGCTGTAATTGTTGGTTTGTTTTTTGAAGAACAATTAGAACAACTTTTTGGAGGAAACATCTTATTAGTTGGCTTTATGTTATTAGTTACAGCTATCCTTTTATTTTTTGCAGACAAAGCCAAAAACACAAATAAAAATGTATCGTTTAGTAATGCTTTTATCATTGGTGTTTCTCAAGCAATTGCAATGCTTCCAGGTATTTCGCGAAGCGGCGCAACAATATCTACATCTGTATTATTGGGTAATGATAAAACCAAAGCTGCACGTTTTTCGTTTTTAATGGTTGTACCTTTAATTTTTGGTAAAATTGCTAAAGATGTTTTAAGTGGCGATTTAAGTTTTGAATCTCAAAACATTACGACGCTTTCAATAGGTTTTATAGCTGCATTTATTTCTGGATTATTTGCTTGTACTTGGATGATAAGTCTTGTTAAAAAAAGTAAACTATCTTACTTCTCTATCTACTGTGCTATTGTAGGTTTAATTGCAATAATTTATTCAATTTTAAATTAA